One window of the Chelonoidis abingdonii isolate Lonesome George chromosome 3, CheloAbing_2.0, whole genome shotgun sequence genome contains the following:
- the FAM89A gene encoding protein FAM89A → MSGAESGSGSELPPLPKSLSGLLNSSSGGGGRWRDLERLYAQKSRIQDELSRGRASSGGRGSPRPPNLDAALALLRKEMVGLRQLDMSLLCQLYSLYESIQEYKGACQAVSSADCTYALENGFFDEEEEYF, encoded by the exons ATGAGCGGGGCGGAGAGTGGCAGCGGATCAGAGCTGCCGCCGCTGCCCAAGAGCCTGAGCGGGCTGCTGAACTCCTCCTCGGGCGGCGGCGGGCGCTGGCGGGACCTGGAGCGGCTCTACGCGCAGAAATCCCGCATCCAGGACGAGCTGAGCCGGGGGCGGGCGAGCAGCGGCGGCCGAGGCTCCCCCCGGCCGCCCAACCTGGACGCGGCGCTGGCCCTGCTCCGCAAAGAGATG GTTGGCCTTCGGCAGCTGGATATGTCATTGCTATGTCAACTGTACTCCCTTTATGAATCAATACAAGAATACAAAGGGGCATGCCAAGCTGTATCTAGTGCAGACTGCACATACGCtttggaaaatggcttttttgatGAAGAGGAGGAATATTTCTAG